A single window of Salminus brasiliensis chromosome 18, fSalBra1.hap2, whole genome shotgun sequence DNA harbors:
- the plrdgb gene encoding PITP-less RdgB-like protein, producing the protein MAKETRERVPSRKYSASHWRLQNIAQESMDSSDEEFFDARDVMEGKAAILLGMSQWNSNDLVEQIETLGQLERSRESLYRLRHPRCAPQSSVDGLEDMERKCRTQLLILVVHGGHILDSGGGDPGGKAGDAATLASVLERVARAHFQEAADGMLVRLVPCPPVCAEAFSLVSHLNPYSYDESCVSSSVDHLPLAALPILAIAAPRYQDAVASVIAQANQVYHNFLQSPEGLGFSGQVCLVADCVGGVLCFDALCFSGDKRQGSPKANSRNNSTESLKEKPAMMSSLSPTLRGSKRLSKSNIDVSTPCESGPGIRHPLIRKQSDSCDADVAGGQRGVFFSSLSQDEQSSLRHPGCFDFEVSDCFLLGCPLGLVLAMRRTVLPAVQVAQLHPACSQIFNLFYPSDPSASRLEPLLHPTLTQLPPFPVPRYQRYPLGDGRSALISDSVVKHLSDGSGAPDAIQTPCCPGGGCRAGRAVTDPENNTSAPDQLDSTISHLCSRWWGSKRLDYVLYCPDVLTAFPTVALPPLFHASYWESTDAMAFILRQVLRCDCLKAGEADCSDAIPISPSSPREKWLRRRTHVKLRNVTANHRVHDVIATEDGPQTLVGRFMYGPLDMVTLTGEKVDVFLVTQPASGRWVLFDTEVTSSSGRVTYTIPANKKLPVGVYPIKMVVKGDQTSAEAFLTVLPRGMECVVFSIDGSFAASVSLMGSDPKVRAGAVDVVRHWQDLGFLIIYITGRPDMQKQRVVSWLSQHNFPQGMVFFSEGLVHDPLRQKTIFLKSLVKECHIKISAAYGSMKDMSVYSSLGLEPSQIYIVGRPSKKHQHQCQFLSEGYAAHLSTLEFEHGSRTKKNRMILRQGSFGLSSKPDFLSPSPDFLSCKRTPLLRRAMSVQQPSPPSSSTSTPKPERAQSQPESHKDGPEIRIELDDEDEEKGGFSAVI; encoded by the exons aGAGTTTATACAGACTGAGGCATCCTCGTtgtgcaccacagagcagcGTGGATGGCTTAGAGGATATGGAG AGGAAATGCAGGACGCAGCTGTTGATTTTGGTTGTTCATGGAGGTCACATTCTAGACTCTGGAGGTGGTGACCCAGGAGGAAAGGCGGGCGACGCTGCCACGCTGGCCTCGGTGCTGGAGCGGGTGGCACGGGCTCACTTCCAAGAAGCCGCAGACGGCATGCTGGTCCGGCTGGTACCCTGCCCACCGGTCTGCGCTGAGGCTTTCTCTCTTGTTTCTCA TTTGAATCCATACAGTTATGATGAGAGCTGCGTTTCCAGTAGTGTGGATCACCTGCCTCTGGCCGCTCTCCCCATCCTCGCCATTGCTGCTCCGCGATACCAGGATGCTGTGGCTTCAGTAATCGCTCAGGCCAATCAGGTCTACCACAATTTTCTCCAGTCGCCAGAGGGCCTGGGCTTCTCTGGGCAG GTGTGCCTGGTGGCAGACTGTGTTGGTGGAGTGCTCTGTTTTGATGCACTGTGTTTCAGTGGAGACAAACGACAAGGAAGCCCTAAAGCTAACAGCAGAAACAACAGCACCGAGAGCCTCAAG GAGAAACCTGCTATGATGAGCAGCTTGAGTCCCACTCTGAGAGGCAGTAAGCGCCTCAGCAAGAGCAACATTGACGTCTCCACTCCCTGCGAATCAGGCCCAGGCATCCGCCATCCACTCATCCGCAAACAGAGTGACTCATGCGACGCAGACGTTGCAGGAGGTCAGCGAGGGGTCTTCTTCAGCAG TTTGTCTCAGGATGAACAGAGCAGCTTAAGACACCCAGGCTGTTTTGACTTTGAGGTGTCAGACTGCTTTCTACTCGGCTGCCCATTGGGACTGGTACTCGCCATGAGGAGAACTGTGTTACCTGCCGTTCAGg TGGCCCAGCTGCATCCGGCCTGCTCTCAGATCTTTAATCTGTTCTACCCATCGGACCCTTCTGCCTCACGTCTGGAGCCCCTGTTGCATCCTACTCTCACTCAGCTGCCCCCCTTCCCTGTGCCCCGCTACCAGCGCTACCCTTTGGGCGATGGACGCTCTGCTTTGATCT CTGACTCTGTTGTCAAACACCTGTCTGATGGCAGTGGAGCTCCAGATGCCATTCAGACTCCATGCTGCCCTGGGGGTGGCTGCAGGGCAGGAAGGGCAGTCACTGACCCTGAAAACAACACATCTGCACCCGACCAGCTGGACTCCACCATCTCACACC TATGCAGTAGATGGTGGGGCTCTAAGCGGCTGGATTATGTGCTGTACTGTCCGGATGTGCTCACTGCCTTCCCCACTGTGGCACTGCCACCACTTTTCCACGCATCCTACTGGGAGTCTACTGACGCCATGGCTTTCATCCTCAGACAG GTATTGCGGTGTGATTGTCTAAAGGCGGGTGAAGCAGACTGCTCGGATGCTATACCCATCTCCCCTTCTAGCCCACGAGAGAAATGGCTCCGCAGACGAACACACGTCAAACTGAGG AACGTTACGGCTAACCACAGAGTGCACGACGTGATTGCAACAGAGGACGGCCCACAGACGCTAGTGGGCAGGTTCATGTATGGCCCTTTGGACATGGTCACCCTCACAGGAGAGAAG GTGGACGTGTTTTTGGTGACTCAGCCTGCGTCAGGACGCTGGGTGCTGTTCGACACAGAGGTGACCAGCAGCAGTGGCCGTGTGACCTACACCATTCCTGCAAACAAGAAACTGCCTGTTGGCGTGTACCCCATCAAAATGGTGGTTAA AGGTGACCAGACGAGCGCAGAGGCGTTCCTCACTGTGCTGCCGCGGGGAATGGAGTGTGTTGTATTCAGCATTGATGGCTCATTTGCTGCCAGTGTCTCACTCATGGGCAGTGATCCTAAAGTCCGCGCTGGGGCTGTAGATGTCgtcag ACATTGGCAGGACCTTGGCTTTCTTATCATCTACATCACTGGTCGGCCAGACATGCAGAAGCAGAGGGTGGTGTCCTGGCTCTCCCAGCACAACTTTCCCCAAGGCATGGTGTTCTTCTCTGAGGGGCTTGTCCACGACCCCCTGCGTCAGAAAACCATCTTCCTCAAGAGCCTTGTTAAAGAG TGTCACATTAAGATCAGTGCAGCTTATGGCTCTATGAAGGACATGTCTGTATACAGTTCTCTGGGGCTGGAGCCCTCTCAGATCTATATCGTTGGAAGGCCATCAAAGAAGCACCAGCACCAATGTCAG TTTTTGAGTGAGGGCTACGCTGCCCATCTCTCCACACTAGAGTTTGAGCATGGCTCTCGCACTAAGAAGAACCGCATGATCCTGCGGCAGGGCTCCTTCGGTCTCTCCTCCAAGCCTGATTTTCTTTCACCCTCGCCGGACTTCCTGTCATGCAAGCGCACTCCGCTCCTGCGCCGCGCAATGTCTGTTCAACAGCCTTCACCGCCCTCCTCCTCGACCTCAACACCTAAACCTGAGCGTGCACAGAGCCAGCCCGAATCCCACAAAGACGGCCCAGAGATCCGCATTGAGTTGGATGATGAGGACGAGGAAAAGGGGGGCTTTTCAGCAGTGATATGA
- the LOC140539780 gene encoding uncharacterized protein, producing MKRTAKNSIGSAYQKFQLSLESREECLVKTPGKIAEGEENECSTTCTPKRPASRSTVTPRRTPKSSIKHTPRGARTPEASNSAVRAVRTAGSRRQLVRMAALRSPFASPNRRQFDQDLDCVSKGLRRLRSISQAFDAVIKRDDRKQAMEHYKSVMAQGCSSTHNNVSGKLDRASIQQQTRRIRQRVGSWTDSALANINKAT from the exons AAATTTCAGCTGAGCTTAGAATCACGTGAAGAGTGTCTAGTAAAGACCCCTGGAAAAATTgcagaaggagaagaaaatgaGTGCTCAACTACATGCACCCCTAAACGTCCTGCTTCTCGCTCCACTGTTACTCCAAGACGAACCCCCAAGTCATCCATCAAGCACACCCCTCGAGGAGCACGCACCCCAGAGGCCAGTAACTCTGCTGTGAGGGCAGTAAGAACAGCAGGCAGCAGGAGACAACTGGTACGCATGGCAGCTCTCAGAAGCCCGTTTGCGTCACCCAACAGGAG GCAGTTTGACCAGGATCTGGACTGTGTATCTAAAGGCCTCAGGAGACTAAGAAGTATTTCTCAGGCTTTCGATGCTGTCATTAAGAGAGATGACCG AAAGCAGGCCATGGAGCACTATAAAAGCGTGATGGCCCAGGGCTGCAGTTCCACCCACAACAACGTCTCTGGGAAATTAGACCGAGCTTCCATCCAGCAGCAGACTCGCCGCATCCGACAGCGGGTGGGCAGCTGGACCGACAGCGCTCTTGCGAACATCAACAAAGCCACTTGA